From one Candidatus Hydrogenedentota bacterium genomic stretch:
- a CDS encoding polysaccharide pyruvyl transferase family protein, with protein sequence MPRFCLIGSYTGRNAGDAAILENVVRDIAEACPGAVCEVLTINPAFMRRTYPGLPLAPVATLPWNLSVKTLGLPLLLSVIRCDAVLVTSAILFDIKFWNPLYNYLTSLLLALPLAKLLGKKVFFHSVGVGPVYTAKGRAIVRYLLNLADGVTLREEASV encoded by the coding sequence CGGGCGACGCCGCCATCCTGGAGAACGTGGTGCGCGACATCGCGGAGGCCTGCCCCGGCGCGGTCTGCGAAGTTTTGACCATCAACCCGGCCTTCATGCGGCGCACCTATCCGGGCCTGCCCCTGGCGCCCGTGGCCACCCTGCCCTGGAATCTCAGCGTGAAAACCCTGGGCCTGCCGCTGCTCCTCTCCGTGATCCGCTGCGACGCCGTGCTGGTGACCTCGGCCATCCTCTTCGACATCAAATTCTGGAACCCCCTCTACAACTACCTGACCTCGCTGCTGCTGGCCCTGCCCCTGGCCAAACTGCTGGGCAAGAAGGTCTTCTTCCACAGCGTCGGCGTCGGCCCGGTGTACACCGCCAAGGGGCGCGCCATCGTGCGCTATCTGCTGAACCTCGCCGACGGGGTCACACTGCGCGAGGAGGCCTCGGT